The following coding sequences are from one Triticum dicoccoides isolate Atlit2015 ecotype Zavitan chromosome 4A, WEW_v2.0, whole genome shotgun sequence window:
- the LOC119286889 gene encoding glutamine synthetase cytosolic isozyme 1-3-like: protein MSPLAELLSLDLSGCTGKIIAEYIWVGGTGMDVRSKARTLPGPVDDPSKLPKWNFDGSSTGQATGDDSEVILCPQAIFRDPFRKGNNILVICDCYAPNGEPIPSNKRYNAARIFGHPDVKDEEPWYGIEQEYTLLQKDTNWPIGWPLGGYPGPQGPYYCAVGAEKSYGRDIVDAHYKACLYAGINIGGINAEVMPGQWEFQVGPSVGISAGDELWAARYILERITEIAGVVVSFDPKPIPGEWNGAGAHTNYSTKSMRSEGGYEVIKKAIQKLEARHMDHIAAYGEGNERRLTGRHETADINTFVWGVANRGASVRVGRDTDKEGKGYFEDRRPGSNMDPYVVTSMIADTTILWNAGLSNGR, encoded by the exons ATGTCTCCGCTCGCTGAGCTTCTCAGCCTCGACCTGTCCGGCTGCACCGGCAAGATCATCGCCGAGTACATATG GGTCGGCGGCACCGGGATGGACGTCAGGAGCAAAGCCAGG ACGCTGCCCGGACCCGTCGATGACCCCAGCAAGCTTCCAAAATGGAATTTTGACGGCTCCAGCACCGGCCAAGCCACGGGTGACGACAGCGAGGTCATCCTCTG CCCTCAGGCCATCTTCAGGGACCCGTTCAGGAAGGGGAACAACATCCTG GTCATCTGTGACTGCTATGCGCCTAACGGAGAGCCGATTCCGAGCAACAAGCGGTACAACGCAGCGAGGATATTCGGCCACCCTGATGTCAAGGATGAAGAACCATG GTATGGGATTGAGCAGGAGTACACCCTTCTTCAGAAGGACACCAACTGGCCCATTGGCTGGCCACTAGGGGGTTACCCTGGCCCTCAG GGACCTTACTACTGCGCCGTGGGTGCAGAGAAATCTTACGGGCGCGACATCGTCGACGCGCACTACAAGGCCTGCCTCTACGCCGGCATCAACATCGGCGGCATCAATGCAGAAGTCATGCCAGGACAG TGGGAGTTCCAAGTTGGCCCTTCCGTCGGCATCTCTGCCGGCGACGAGCTCTGGGCGGCTCGCTACATCCTGGAG AGGATCACTGAGATTGCTGGCGTCGTCGTCTCCTTCGACCCCAAACCGATCCCG GGAGAGTGGAATGGTGCTGGTGCCCACACAAACTACAG CACCAAGTCGATGAGGAGCGAGGGCGGGTACGAGGTGATCAAGAAGGCGATCCAGAAGCTGGAGGCGCGGCACATGGACCACATCGCCGCCTACGGCGAGGGCAACGAACGCCGGCTCACCGGCCGCCACGAGACCGCCGACATCAACACCTTCGTCTGG GGCGTGGCGAACCGCGGCGCGTCGGTGCGGGTGGGCCGCGACACCGACAAGGAAGGCAAGGGGTACTTCGAGGACCGGAGGCCGGGGTCCAACATGGATCCCTACGTCGTCACCTCCATGATCGCCGACACCACCATCCTCTGGAACGCCGGCCTCTCCAATGGCAGGTAG
- the LOC119286888 gene encoding phosphoglucomutase, cytoplasmic-like codes for MIPLCASSSPSTPAIIAPRPRRLRHRTTTPSLPHSRSPHRHLLLASPSSPAPTPRPLARAQRLAAAATAAEMVFSVTKKETKPYEGQKPGTSGLRKKVTVFQQPHYLANFVQATFNALPADQVKGATIVVSGDGRYFSKDAVQIIAKMAAANGVRRVWVGQDSLLSTPAVSAIIRERISADGAKATGAFILTASHNPGGPTEDFGIKYNMGNGGPAPESVTDKIFSNTKTITEYLIAEDLPNVDISVTGVTSFTGPEGPFDVDVFDSATDYIKLMKTIFDFESIKKLLASPKFSFCFDGLHGVAGAYAKRMFVDELGASESSLLNCVPKEDFGGGHPDPNLTYAKELVERMGLGKTSNADPPEFGAAADGDADRNMVLGKRFFVTPSDSVAIIAANAVQSIPYFASGLKGVARSMPTSAALDVVAKNLNLKFFEVPTGWKFFGNLMDAGMCSVCGEESFGTGSDHIREKDGIWAVLAWLSILAYKNKDNLGGDKLVTVEDIVLQHWATYGRHYYTRYDYENVDAEAAKELMANLVKMQSSLSDVNKSIKEIQPTVADVVSADEFEYKDPVDGSVSKHQGIRYLFGDGSRLVFRLSGTGSVGATIRIYIEQYEKDSSKTGRESSDALSPLVDVALKLSKIQEYTGRSAPTVIT; via the exons ATGATTCCGCTGTGCGCATCCTCCTCCCCGTCCACACCCGCTATAATAGCGCCACGCCCTCGTCGCCTTCGTCACCGCACCACCACTCCCTCCCTACCTCACTCCCGATCCCcccaccgccacctcctcctcgcctcgccctcctcgcccgCTCCGACCCCCCGCCCCCTCGCGCGCGCGCAGCGGCTCGCCGCCGCGGCCACGGCAGCGGAGATGGTGTTCTCCGTGACGAAGAAGGAGACCAAGCCCTACGAGGGCCAGAAGCCCGGCACCTCCGGCCTCCGCAAGAAg GTTACAGTATTCCAGCAGCCTCATTACCTCGCGAATTTCGTTCAAGCAACATTTAATGCCCTTCCAGCTGACCAAGTAAAAG GTGCCACCATTGTTGTCTCCGGCGATGGGCGCTATTTCTCAAAGGATGCTGTTCAG ATCATTGCAAAAATGGCTGCTGCTAATGGAGTAAGACGTGTCTGGGTTGGACAAGACAGTCTCTTGTCAACTCCAGCTGTATCTGCTATCATCCGTGAAAGAATTTCTGCAGAT GGCGCAAAGGCTACTGGTGCCTTCATTTTAACAGCCAGCCACAACCCAGGTGGTCCAACTGAG GACTTTGGAATCAAATACAACATGGGGAATGGTGGACCCGCCCCTGAGTCTGTTACCGATAAGATCTTCTCTAATACAAAGACAATTACTGAATACCTCATTGCGGAGGACCTTCCAAAT GTTGATATTTCTGTGACAGGTGTCACTTCCTTCACTGGACCTGAAGGACCTTTTGATGTCGATGTCTTTGACTCTGCTACAGATTACATCAAGCTAATGAA GACAATCTTTGACTTTGAGTCTATTAAAAAGCTTCTGGCATCTCCAAAGTTCTCGTTCTG TTTTGATGGCCTTCACGGTGTTGCTGGAGCTTATGCAAAGCGCATGTTTGTGGATGAGCTCGGCGCCAGTGAAAGCTCACTGTTGAACTGTGTTCCAAAG GAAGACTTTGGAGGTGGTCATCCTGACCCTAACCTCACCTATGCAAAAGAACTGGTTGAGCGGATGGGTCTTGGGAAAACCTCAAATGCTGACCCCCCTGAATTTGGTGCGGCAGCTGATGGAGATGCTGACCGTAACATGGTTCTGGGTAAACG ATTCTTTGTGACACCATCAGATTCGGTTGCCATTATCGCAGCCAATGCTGTCCAATCAATTCCTTACTTCGCTTCTGGCCTGAAGGGAGTTGCCAG GAGCATGCCAACATCAGCTGCACTTGATGTAGTTGCAAAGAATCTAAATCTCAAGTTCTTTGAG GTGCCTACTGGGTGGAAATTTTTTGGAAACCTGATGGATGCTGGAATGTGCTCAGTTTGTGGTGAAGAAAGCTTTGGCACGG GTTCTGACCACATCCGTGAAAAGGATGGTATTTGGGCTGTTCTAGCTTGGCTATCTATTCTAGCTTACAAGAACAAGGACAACCTTGGAGGAGATAAGCTTGTTACGGTTGAAGACATTGTTCTTCAGCACTGGGCTACTTATGGTCGCCATTATTATACACGATATGACTATGAG AATGTTGATGCAGAAGCTGCCAAGGAACTTATGGCTAACCTAGTAAAGATGCAGTCGTCCCTGTCTGACGTTAACAA GTCGATCAAGGAGATCCAGCCTACTGTTGCAGATGTGGTTTCGGCTGATGAGTTTGAGTACAAGGACCCTGTTGATGGTTCTGTCTCCAAGCATCAGGGTATCCGGTATCTCTTTGGAGATGGTTCCCGACTG GTGTTCCGCCTTTCTGGAACTGGTTCAGTTGGTGCTACTATCCGTATTTACATTGAGCAGTATGAGAAGGATTCTTCCAAAACCGGGAGGGAGTCGAGCGATGCTCTTTCTCCACTG GTTGACGTGGCCCTGAAGCTTTCGAAGATCCAGGAGTACACCGGCCGATCTGCCCCCACGGTGATCACATAA